From Megalobrama amblycephala isolate DHTTF-2021 linkage group LG24, ASM1881202v1, whole genome shotgun sequence, the proteins below share one genomic window:
- the si:ch211-236h17.3 gene encoding carbohydrate sulfotransferase 11 gives MIKPKVGRMFLATCVGSFFILILYFQNISRSASEQISGQNSFPVKSGRSPLQTLQENDQLEQSAVQATLQGRRELLEETCHTHTRKRRVLGPEDLRHLIVDDKHKLLYCYVPKVACTNWKRVMMVLTGNGRYREPLAIPANEAHVAGNLRSLSEYSTAEINKRLRTYLKFVFVREPFERLVSAYRNKFTRSYNTAFHKRYGTKIIRRHRADPQAEALEKGNDVSFEEFVYYLVDPQTQREEPFNEHWERVHSLCHPCLIHYDVVGKYETLAQDSRYILKLAGAEGEVKFPATSKSTRTTGDMAAKFFDNISPFYQKKLFNLYRMDFLLFNYSVPGYLKLR, from the exons ATGATAAAGCCCAAAGTGGGTCGGATGTTTCTGGCGACATGCGTCGGGTCGTTTTTCATTCTCATATTATACTTCCAGAACATCTCAAGATCAG CTTCAGAACAGATTTCGGGTCAGAACAGTTTCCCAGTTAAATCAGGAAGAAGTCCTTTGCAGACACTACAAGAAAATGACCAG CTGGAGCAGTCCGCAGTGCAGGCCACTCTGCAGGGTCGAAGGGAACTCCTGGAGGAAACCTGTCACACCCACACCCGCAAAAGACGCGTACTCGGCCCAGAGGACCTCCGCCACCTCATAGTGGACGATAAACACAAGTTACTTTATTGCTACGTCCCCAAAGTGGCATGCACCAACTGGAAGCGTGTAATGATGGTGCTAACAGGCAATGGGCGCTACCGCGAACCGCTGGCTATTCCCGCCAACGAGGCTCACGTAGCGGGCAACCTGCGTTCGCTCTCGGAGTACTCCACGGCTGAGATCAATAAGCGTCTGCGCACATATCTGAAGTTTGTCTTTGTGCGCGAACCCTTCGAGAGACTCGTCTCGGCGTATCGTAACAAGTTCACCCGTAGCTACAACACGGCCTTTCATAAACGCTACGGGACCAAAATCATCCGGAGGCATCGTGCGGACCCCCAGGCTGAAGCTCTGGAAAAAGGCAACGACGTCTCCTTCGAGGAGTTTGTGTATTATTTAGTAGACCCTCAGACTCAGAGAGAGGAACCATTTAACGAGCACTGGGAAAGGGTTCACTCGCTTTGCCACCCTTGCCTGATCCATTACGACGTGGTGGGCAAGTACGAGACTCTTGCGCAAGATTCGCGCTACATCCTGAAGTTAGCAGGTGCCGAAGGAGAGGTGAAATTCCCAGCCACctccaagagcaccaggaccaCGGGCGACATGGCTGCCAAGTTCTTTGACAACATCAGTCCATTTTACCAGAAGAAACTCTTCAATCTTTACCGAATGGACTTCTTGCTTTTTAACTACTCTGTGCCGGGATACTTGAAGTTGAGATGA